The sequence below is a genomic window from Lycium ferocissimum isolate CSIRO_LF1 chromosome 9, AGI_CSIRO_Lferr_CH_V1, whole genome shotgun sequence.
ACCCAGTAGGAAATCAATATAAGCACAACTGAAATATCTCCTTTACCATGATGATCAGAATCCGTACAAACACATCAGCAAAATCTACGAAGAGGGTCAATGCATGCTTGACGTAGTCCATGTCACCCAAGTGAGCCTTCTCAATAATTTGTTGGGTGTCAAAGACAATGTAGCCCACGAATACCAAGAGCCCAAAATACAACTGCCAGATAAGAGGTGTGGCGTTAACGGAAAAAAATATTAGAGCAACTTACAAAATAAAGGATGCTAAAAGTCGACACTACAAGCACACAAGAAACAATGGGTATACCTCAAACTTGAAAAGGGCCATGGAACCACCAAAGATGGAGGACGCAAAGGACAACCAGAAGAGGAGGGAGACACCAGAAGAAAGAAAGCCCCCAAGGTACAAGTACTCCCTGCGCCTTGCCACCATGGCAGCAGCTGAAAAGCAACCAAAAACCAAAGCACAACCTACAAAAGCACCAAGCACAATGCTGCAATGGAAGAAAGTTATGTATCAGAAGAGTCTCCCCTCAAGGTTGTAAACCTTAAAGCTGTTAAATAGTCAGTATTGGACTATAAGGATTGCACATTTTAGCTGACCTTGCACTTAAAACAGACACAATAGACACAAGGACACAGAATTACACAGGCTATTACAAGAGTGCAGTGGTGAGAAAACCAGTAATAGGAGTCACTAAACCCTTTCATGATAATGCTGCAGTTAAAATCATGCATCAGAGTACCAGACTATCACCAACTGAGTTAAGTTGGATTGCAAGGGCCTTGAAACAGAGGAGCTCTCATTCTATTCCCTTTGCAGAATTCAACTCCCCCAAAAATATTAGGGCAAAATCTGGTGGCGCTTTTGCATATCAGAGAAGGGGATCTGATCCTTAAATTCACAAATGAAAGAGCAAACCAGGTATGATGCATACGAAAGCAGCAGACATGACAAGTGTCAAATAAAGCACTGCAAATATAGAGACCCAACATAATACCCTAATACCACAACAAAGGAATCCCACTTCCAACTCAGAAGAAGAAAAGCCCAAAACAAAAATGAGCTAAATGCATATCTGGTTTTCACATTAGTAGTTTAACATACAACAAGAAGACTGAAACTAGCACGCAAGAAAACAGGAACGATATTTTCAAACACGAAAAAGGACAATATGAAGGGAGACACACCTTGGATCAAAGTCAATGCCCACTTTAATCAGAGGACCCGTTGAAGCGCCTTGAAAGAGCGCAGCTGCCATCAGAAGAGCAACCCTTTTTTGCTGATCCCCAAAAAATAACAGAAATATCAGTTAAAATTCAATAATCAACACAACCACAAAATTTCCACAGCTAAAGAAGGCCACGATGAGTGTCTGCTAAGATTTACAAGGGCAGTAAAGTTGGTGCATACCTCTTGATAAGTAGGGCTTAAGAGAAGCCACCCCATGCTTCCCAAGCAAGCCAGTGTTGTGAGGACGCCACCGATATTCCAAAGAATGTGAAGGTAAGCCCCAGCAGCTGATGCTACTAAAGCACAACATAGAGTAAGGTAGACCTATAGCCATGAAAGAAATCAACATCAGGATAAGACACTTGCCATAATAAAACCCCATATACTAAGGAAGAAACTGGGAAAAAGCTAAATACGTGGTACCAAATTCCACCACATTGATAAATTTCAATGCAAATCAGTTCCTTAATTTGGCATGACTTGGCAAAATTAATCAATCAAAAGCTGATTCACTAAAGGTCTACTGATATTCCCTCGGTTccaatttgtttgttttactttttagtctttttctccaaaagaatatctctttccttttttggcaactctttatTTTCAACTTACCACACAATTAAAtagcattttggtacattctacaAATCTTTAGTTAACGAAACtaaaccacaagatttaaaagtcttctttactttcttaaattccgtacCGAGTCAATACCacacaaacaaattgaaacggagggcgTATTAATCATTTAACACGAGCTCTTGTTCAGCTACCTAAGTAATTAATTTCCTTTCTTATGTTCAAGATCTTTATGACCAAAGAAACATTCaatatattataaaattttacTTAATTAACTCATGGCGGAAATAAACTCTAAACCACGTGGAAAAGAAGAGCTATTCAAATAAGATTTCAACAAATTACTCATGACTTCCAATTTAACTCTTTCTCCTTTCAACGTCAAGAACTCAAAGGTAAGAATTAGGGCTTCCACAAATTTCAATTTAGTGCAattctcaacaaaataacaaagaatCTGATAAGTTACGTAGCCAAAAGGCAACATAACTTGATTCTTATCACCGAATTTGTCTAAAATTCAACCGTCAAACTAGtacaaaagaacaaaacaaaaatcaaaccGTAAGGAATCTCAAATCTCAATAACCTAACAAAACTAACCGcaataacaaaaaaaacaaaaaaaaaacataaaaaatatcaaatctgTATCaaaattaacaagaaaaaagagaaataactTGATTCTTATCACCTAATACGTTCTAAAATTCAACCGTCCAAATAACAAAACAATAATCAAACCGTAGAACGCTCAAACAATATGATAATACCGTAAGAATCTcaaatttcaattaaaattaaaagaaaaaaaaaaaaagagacctGTTTGAGATGAGTTTGAACGATAGGAGAGATCTGGTTGAAATTTTTGAGACAATTGTAACTCCAACGATTGCGAGATGCTGATTGTGAGTCGAAGAACGATGTGAAACCCTCCATTTTTTGGTACTGATACGAGCaaacaatattttttcaaaGTCGAAATGCTATATTGATATGTCAAGTCTTTACCTGTAAGATGCCTTTTATATAGTGCTGATTAAAGGATAATTCGTTGCTTCTCGAATTTActggaaataattaatattccGCGTTACTTTCTTGTAAGTTTACATTTATATCCCCAGTTTTAGTTTTTACTTTTCTCACTTCTTTTTTACATTATcgaattataatttaaaatattgttGCCTTTTTTGACAAATATACTACTCGCTCcgttttaaattatttgtagtgatttttaaaaatagtcgtcttaaattatttgtcattctaaaagttcaagaaaaaattaaatttatttttatttttattttagctTTAGTAGTAATTGTTCTTGAAGACTATAAATGCCTCATTATAGGatataaatagagtaaataatcataaattactcttaattaatatttttttaatgggCGTGTAAAAGATAAacacgataaataatttgagacagggAAGTACAAAATATCTCGTGCGTGTTTTTCATTAATTCTACTTATAtacttcttcttgttttctgaaggcttaacaaataaataaatccaGTATATTACATAATGACAAGTAGTTTTGGTAATAAGCTGCCTATTTGTTTGTTTCATTtactaataaaaaatttatgggATTCTAAAAAATTCTTTTCATTATTTATGCCATTCCGGCCTTTTGTCATTTGCTGCACTACACAATTAAaatagttcttcaatatatgactgtttcaagaaaaatattttatataacaGTAGGCTCTGAGATACTAGGAACCGATTTTATCCCGTGTCTCTTGGCAGAAATGAAGCAACATTCAGCATTCCACAAACTATATGTTGTAGtagtatttttttgttgttgtttactTTAGCTAAATTACTTAACaaattatataattaatgtTTAATAGAGTTGTTAACAATTTAGAAGAGAATAGTACTTTTAAACATTAAATACAGGGGCAATTAAGGGAATTACTGGGTCATTGGTTCCCGAAGAACCTAGGGAAAACCATAGTATATTAATTACTTATATGCGAAGTTACAAAATATCTATCGGCCACAAGTTAGTTACTTGGTAGAAGACTGCCATGTCACCTCTACGTTTCCACGTAGTTCCGCCAATTGAAGCATGCCATGTCATCTATGACATTTATTCTCCTTTTCAGGGTCCCAAAGAGCgtgttgaaaataaaatagaataaaatatatactacTACTAAGTAATAACAAGCTTCCTCGAACCTTCAAAGAATAAAATGAGCAAAGGAGTACGAAGAACCTCCTGCCTTTCCTTGCAAGTAAACTGATGGTTCACACTTCACATTATCACCTAAACCTGTGAAACGCTTTCATTCACTTCTTTGAATGACAACACTTGGTTCCAGTAACAGTTAAAAGGAAGTAGAGGTCTAGGTGCTTGTAAAATGTTAATGCACAATAGCCttaaatttctataaatgagTTAAGATACAACATCAGTAAAGCATAAGACTACACTAAATTCAAGAGTTGTTGAAAGAATTACATTCATTTGTTAGCTATTTTTACATGACAACAggtcaaaaggaaaaaaaaaaaaaaacttcaaaaagcTACTTGTACTTTGTTTACAATACTCCACATGTTTGAGAATTTTCTGGTAAGGGAAGTGTAGACCCTGGGCTTTGGCCCTCTTGGCTGAGCCCTTGACGATACAGCCTATGCTTTCTCAAAGAAGCCTCATGGCATGGAGCAAAGAACTCATGCCGGATGGCTTCCTCTGCACTAATCCTCAATCTTGGGTTCGACGTTAAACACTTGTCCACAAGATCGATAAGTGATTGTGGAATGATCTCTAGAAAATCTGATTTTCGGGTGTTTCTTGAACACCAATCTCGTAACTTTACAGGCGACAGAGATTTCACGTCAAATAAATCCTGTTTCATGGTAATGTACCATTCAGAGATATGCATGgagttgaatggaaaaaaaaaaaaaaacagttaaaGAAAACATTGGAACTATTAGTACCGCTGGAAATGAAGACTCTCGGTTGTGTAGTTTGGCCACTTCCCACAAATCTTCACTTCCTTTCAATTTGACTATTTCCTTTATGTTcctaattaaagaaatatacaATGGTTAGCAAATTCTCAGTATCATTTATCTTGTTCAATGGCAATGAATACAGACAGAATCTTACTGGTCAGGGTCTCCAGCAAATGGTGTTCGGCCAATAATGAAATACAGTAAAGTAACTCCAGCTGACCAGATATCAAGTTTTGTACCTTGATGTGAAGATCTGAATAGCACCTGCCAATGCAGCCATCCATCATGAGTGAGGATGATAGTGaattttttattatgtattaAAGGAGACTGAATGTTTATGATGGAGATGTAAACATGACTTCTAAAAAGTAAGTATATCATGCTTCATGAATGAAAATATGGGCAAGGGCTAAGTTATTACAAGGCAAATGGATACAATAGCTTATTGCTATACTAACCTCTGGAGCTCTGAAACCCTTGGTTCCAACACATGGTCCTTCTCGGTTTTGCTTCCCGTCCCCTGGAAACAGTAGAAAGTTAAACCCAGTGCAAAAGTTCAAGCACAGAAAAACATGAAACCACAGTTCCGACCAAAGCTAGTTACACAAAATAACAGACCTTTGCTTTTCAGTAAACCAGCACCACCAATGGCAATTCCAGATGAATGCAATGGCATTGGAGTTATGTAATACTTCCTTTCTACTTTTCCGGGACTTGCAGCAACCCGCTTTCTCTTGGAAGTTGGACCATTCGTATCTACATGGTTAGAACCTTGAAGTGCTTCCTGTGCTAGGTTCATATACTCCTTCCTACCTTGATATATAAGGGGTTCTCTCAACCTTTCTGCTGATGGTGTCCTATTGCTTGTGGCATCCTTTGCTGAGGTTATCCCCGAACCATCAGCGCCAACCTTTTGTTTGTCAGCCTTCCTTTTAAGGTTTTTGGGCCGTATTAGAGACTTCATGCCTTTTGCTGCTTCCTCATTGATGCCTTCCTCAACTTTTGCAGTTGAGTATCTTCTCTGTTTAATTGGAGGAAGAGACTTGGCGAGGGGAATAGGACCACTGTTAAAGCTTGCACCATGGCTCGACTTTTCCTTGTCTgtgaattatacatatacagttCTTAGTGAACATTCAATTGCTAATATACAAGAAAAGAGAAAGTGATAAAAATCGAACTTGAAGTATTCAACATTATTGGGAGTTTATTCTTCTGTTGAAGAGACTTAAAATCATGATGTAGTGGAAACTTGGAAGCACAAGACACCtttcaaattaagaaaatcatcAAGAAGAAGTACCTGATGTTCCATATTTTTGGTGCAGATCCTATGCAGCAAATGGATATAGAGTAAAATGTCAATCAGATTGTTCAAGTTCAATAACATAACAAGAAGGAAAATTTCTACCAAGTTGAATAGCACACTCACCAGGGCAAGATTAAAGTCGATGAGGTAACCTTTATTAAGCTTTCTTGAAAAGAGAAAGTTTCCAGGTTTAACATCTCTATGAACAATACCCTGCATGTAAgaaaattagaaattagttGTGTTTCCAGGAAAACCATTCAGTTCATTTGCATCTTTTCTGATATTCTTACTAGTTTATGTAAACCAGCAAGTGCCCTGAACATGCAATAGCCATACCACCGGAGCTGGGAAACATCCATGTCTCTTTTCAAGACCTTTAAGTTTGAACCACAACAGTAAACATGTTAAAATAATGACTACTATATGTTAAAACTAGACAACTCAAAAGATAAAAAGAGAATTAACCTCTGGTCTATCATGCTCGACATGCTCTAGAACAAGGCAGTCAGAGTTTCCATTCTTGAATGATCCTTCATACTTAATTACAAAGTTCTTTCCCCTGTCATAAAGCAAAGGTTTTAGAAGAATTCTTGTAGTGCATATAGAGctgtagatatatgtatatattcatgtgtaTGTATCCGTGGTTCCTTAAAAACAATTTCCTACATCATTACCCAAAGCGCTTTAGCATCTTTAACTCATTTTGGACATGTTGTCTGTTAGCATTTGGGTGAGGATCTGCAAAGTCAAAATCAACGTATCAGTTATATTGATCACCACAGAAGCATCGAAATTGGTCCCCAATTTAGGCAACTGAGGGACATACATGGATTTGTATGAGAGAAACTCAATGCCGAAAAGAGCATAGATGCTccattttatcttttctttgaTAATGAAACAACTTTTCAGCACAGTAACAATGCACAAGAGTTTAACCAATGCCTCAAACTGATATAGAGATATAAAAAAGCAAAATACAGCGCCACAGAGCAATCAAGTAATAATGAAGACAGAAGAATGCCTCAAATCTTTTGATGCATCATCAACCTATACTACAATATTTCTCCCTTTGACCTTGCTCAGTAATGTAAATGAGTGTCCATCTATGTCGTACCACAGATGCATCATGGAAGTTAACCAGTCAAGTTCAAAAATATGCAAGAATTAAACGACATTCAACTGCTAAAGGATCCCCCAAAGTCATATGAACAGATATTGCAAATCAaggaaatttaaatttaatataattgcAAGAGTTTAGTGTGCATATCATACATTTAATTGCAAACTTCACTCCGTCACTCTTTCTTCTTGCCCTGTACACCGTCCCATAACCACCTGCAAATATTGTCATCAGGATTGTTAAAGGCATAAAAGGATAAAAACTTCAGAATAATCATTGCTATAGATTGAAAGCCAGACAAAGGTAAATACCTGAACCCTCTTCTTCCTCCACAATATAGGACTCAAAGTTAGGCAACTGTTTTTGCTCCAATTGATTCTATAAAACAAGCACCTTGAGGTTTACATCATGATTTTATTGGAACAAACTTACCAAATACAAGTCAATTAAAATGATGCGCTGGAACTTACTTTTGTGGAGTTACACACGAAATTCTCCCCATTATCTTTTGGATTTCCCTTCCTCTCTTTAATGCTCATACCCAAGTCATAGTTCTGTTTATGCTTCAGCTTCATAGGAATTGACTTTGCATCTTTTCTGAGTTGCTCTTTGTCGAGAAGCAGACTGGCGGCATTATGATTCTTCAGTGCCTTGGAATTCCTCGGCTCCCCGTCATCCCTCTGAGAGGGTTTTGAATTAGGGGATGATTTTCCCAGCTGCTTATGACCAAAAGATTGTGTGGGCGTCAAGATGGCATGGCCATGCAGAGGCTCATCTTTTTCTGCTCTATCTATGTGGAGAAGTGAAGTCGTGCAATTCTTGGTAGCATTCTCTGCATGAGAATCTTGAGGTGATATGTTCACCTTTGTTGGATGAGTCTCAGTGCAGTTAACATTTCTATTGCTAACAGGATACGAAGCTGGTTCTTCTTCGTTGCCTTCcataaaattttccttttgagTCATCCTTTCAAAATCCTGGACAGAAGCATCAGCTGCAGATAGCGGAATTTCCATTTCTTTGTCCACTATTGTACAGGAATTTATGCCAgagtttattttcttttctgtaGTACCAACCATCTCAGCAGCTGTACAGGTACATGTGGTTTCCAATGAACTGGTAGGAAGTGGCTTTAACTGAAGCATGGGGTCTGTGATACTAACTGCTGTTGATCTAGGGGAGCTGAACAGGTTATGACTAAGAACTTTAGATTTACAGATAGGTATATGTACAAAATTTTCTTCATTACTGTTTTCTCCTCTGTCTATCTTGTCTTCGCGTCCATATTCAATACTCTTAAGTCCAGAACTTGATGGTCTGGCACTACCATCAATTATCCAAGAAGTTCTGAACATTTCATTACATCCGTTGAAATCGCAAGCCAATGACAATGGTATTCTTGTCAACTGGTTCTTGCCACAACTCAAATTGTCATTGGGGAGATATGCCTGTACCAGCAATGTTAGAGACAACAAAGATTAATATTCTGAACTCGAGCAAAAAGTGGAACAAAATAATACAGTCAAATGAGAGCCAATTAAGAAGAATATTGATAGAGATGGTGAGGAAAGCAAgattaccttccaaaatcctcTGAAAGAGAATTCAGAGAAAACTAACGAGTCATATTATCCAACAGGCATTGGTGATCTTCCATGTATGTTACTTGATCCTCATTCAAGTTCTATTAGAAAATTTTCCAGTCACCTAATTATCGTCATATGATTCCTCTTATTTTGCATTAATAGCCATCTGAACTCTTGAATTAAGACGGGGATTCTCACTGCATGATCCCTTACCTATGAAGTGTGTGAACTATCTCATTTAAAAGTAAAAGCAATTAGAGATGAGAGaattttgattatttatatAAGGATTTCACTACACCCTCTAACGCGCAAGCCTAATTCTTCTCTTGGGCTAAAATTGTGAAAATATCCTATAGATTGGAAGCAATGATACTCAAACTCACAACCTGTCTCCTTGATGTGTATAAACCATCTCATCCAAAACTTAAAACTATTAGCGAAGAAACACttctatttatacatattagGTCTGTTGCATTATTAATCATAAGCACAGGTGGATAGGAGGGCATCTATTTCATGTCATTTAAGTCGTACAATATATAGAACTGATTATCAATTCTCATATTGATTCGTATATGACATGAAGCATGAGAACTTCCTACTATGtcaattatatttttcaaacaAACACATTGTACAAAATCACACAATTCTTCCTTCGTTCAACTCCACCACCATCATTTTCCTTCTTCAATCCCTCTACCGATTCTCATGCTTGTTCATGTTCCATCTTTGTAAGTTTTATTTCGACAATGTGTTTGCATATATGCTGTTTTTAGTGTGTTTTGAAAACCTTAgtttttcttcaagttcttcaaccaACTCGACTTCTAGTGCCTCTTTGTTTTTAAATCTCTATAATTGTGTGATTTTGTACAAATCTCGTATTGATTCGTATATGAAATGAAGCATGAGAACTTcattctaaatatgtaaattatatttttcaaaaaacttaaagattgcATGTCCGAATTCACGgtcaaaataaagaaatttgactctcgaaatggAGTAGCAAAAAGTACACGTTAGCTAACTACACAGTCTCACAACTTTTCAAATTAAAGTATAAAAAGCTTCAAATTTACCTGTCCACAAATCCTCCGAAAAGGCATCATAACTTGGCTTCTTTCCTTAACTGAAAtaaacaacaaacaaaatacTCAATTTAACCGCAATAATCATAACGCATGGATAAAAAATAGGAATTAAAGTGTCGTACCATCAAAATTGTTGAAAAATCCTCTTTTATTAACCAAATGTAAATCGTCAACATCCGATCCAGCTCTCTTCCTTTTCCTATAATAGGTCCTCATAATACCTCGAAACTCGAGCCGAGGCAGGAAATCCTTAAACGCATTCGCATTAGCGAAGAATTTAACGGTTGTTGTGAATCCAATGGGCGAAAACGTGACGAAGTAATTGCTCGTCAAATGTAGAGGTGAATTAGGCATTGAACAGAGAAATTCAATGAATTCCGGTGAAGTGGAAAATAATGTGCATTTTGATGAAAGTTGTGATGGATGAACTGGACGACCTGTTGATAATAGAAGAGCGAAAATGTGCCATGCTTTATGTATATCGGTAATGGAAGATGAGGTTAGTTGAAGTTCCTCcattttgattatgattattTCAGATCTGGAAAGGCATGAGTTACAGAGAGATGAGTGAATTAGAGGGAGAGAGGAGAGCGGGAAAATGATTTGCTGTAGGGTTTGATAATCCCGCCAATTTGTTTTATCggaaattgaaaatataaaaaaataaaaaaaaataaagataaaataagtcaaatggaactTAAATATCTTGTTATTGGGAACATGGGCTGGGCACAtaaatgggcaatttgcaggattgacCTTctctggggtggtctttaatttttgtccctcaaaatgcGGGTGTTTAGCTTTTATCCTTCAGGCAGAATTtcaggccttaaggcagaatttgctcCATGTAAGGCAGAATTTGGGCCTTAAAGGTAGAATTTGCACATGTGTAGaatttgcaaattctgccttgcgatttttttttttactgaattgggattcgaacccacaacttcggggtattaggcgaatgacaaaaattaaaggccaccaatttgaagggaaaaaattaaggtaaaattaacaaaatgactACCTTTTGGTAGTTTCCTATCATTTATAGCTACCTTTTAAAaattaccatttgtagctatgtTTTCCCAAATAAGGGTGGGTCATTTTTTTGGCCATATTTTGATGCTTATATTTTTTGTaacacaagaaaaaaataaaacatatcccTTGATTTAAGGCCATAACGGTGGgatcaattaattatttttattaattggtattttttacCATACCCTTCCACAAAAATTTTAGATTACCTTTCCAGCCCATTTTATATTCCTCCATCCAatttcattcaaacataaaaaatcaaaatttgaaatttgaaaaacatataTACTATAGTTAATATAAATTGATTTTTACAGAACCTTAGCAAAactatttaattaagttttCAATCAGTTTAGGATTTTATATTAAATGATTTCTCTCTCTATTAATTGGGCAATGTATTTTAGGGTAATGTATTTGAACAGCATATTATTTGATTCTGATTTCCTATATTTTTGCTAAAATGATTATATTCTACAACACAATTGTATTTTTATAGTTTCTTTCcattttatttatatgattttgcATCACATGTATTTGATGGTTTATTtaagtatatacacaaatatatagaagaCTTTAGATAGTAgttatatcatacatatactacaaatatatatttatatttgtaaacttttttcacaaaaataaaaaaatactttcaACTTAACAAATTTATTCCATgaatatacaacaaatacatatatttcatAATTTATCCTAAAAAACTATAACagtaaaataattatatcaGGTATATCTAATATTATATCTTAATACCATTATAGTATATGTTGAATTATACTATTTATAAATGCATACCTCTAAAAATGATCATTTTataccataaaaaaaataaaggttaaccttcttatgtttaaaaaatgaaattttataccatgtatatataatattatagaagagagagagaaattataatataaattaattacgccgtgtgtgtgtgttgtgtgtgtgtaagAGAGATGTAAAAATATTAAGAGATTAAACGTAACGTTAATTAGAAGATGTAAATTTTAAGTGTGCCTCTAAACTAGGGATtcaattatggttaattaaatatttattttattgtaattaaaataaaagtgatTATAGAAAATTAACGGAGTGTAtcagtaatttttttcaaaaattaaagataaaatgaagGATATACAAAAAAAAGCACATATAATTGggactgatttacgcatatatatttttattcatttgcaATTTGgccatatttttttataattttttttaaaatgttaataaatttatattttttcatcataataTTCCACAAGTTCCCCCTAAAGGACAAAAACTAatgaccagcccatttgaaagacaattcgtgcaatttcttcctaATGAGGATGTCATTTAGATTTTATCCAACTTTTCAAAAGATAGCTCTTGGGATTGACAAAATGAGTACGTAACGAATTACAGGTATATGATTTTGCATCATCAGATTATCAGATTTTTATTGTCTTAGCTTTATGAAGTATTGCATCATTTTCCTGTTTCCTGAAGTGCTTCTTGAGCTGAGATGTTGAAGTTTTGATTCTGTTCGACTCTAATTTTTTACTTGAACATGGTATCCCGTACTACGGTTTATGGTTAACCACTCCTACGTACTGTACAAACAAATTGCACTGTAGAAGAAGCTTGTTAATTCTGTGCTTACAGTTTAGGACATCATCGTTTATGCCAACCATTGTTAATTCCGTTTTCTTTTCAACTTAATCAACAAGGCAATAAGTAAATTTCCATTGGCAATAGCCAGTAGGGAACAGAAGATCAGTGAAATTATTCTGTTATATAAGGGTTTGAATTGTAATCTCTAGACCACTGATccgtgcctcggggaccatcTTTTAGTTTGACTGCTGTCTTCATAAGCCTTCAACcatatttcaactcccaaaacTGACTTTATTTTTAGTACTATTGTTTAATAAGTATTTCAtcagtttaaattttaaaattactcTCATTGTTTAATTCTGGCACTGTGGCACATGTGACG
It includes:
- the LOC132030302 gene encoding uncharacterized protein LOC132030302 codes for the protein MEELQLTSSSITDIHKAWHIFALLLSTGRPVHPSQLSSKCTLFSTSPEFIEFLCSMPNSPLHLTSNYFVTFSPIGFTTTVKFFANANAFKDFLPRLEFRGIMRTYYRKRKRAGSDVDDLHLVNKRGFFNNFDVKERSQVMMPFRRICGQAYLPNDNLSCGKNQLTRIPLSLACDFNGCNEMFRTSWIIDGSARPSSSGLKSIEYGREDKIDRGENSNEENFVHIPICKSKVLSHNLFSSPRSTAVSITDPMLQLKPLPTSSLETTCTCTAAEMVGTTEKKINSGINSCTIVDKEMEIPLSAADASVQDFERMTQKENFMEGNEEEPASYPVSNRNVNCTETHPTKVNISPQDSHAENATKNCTTSLLHIDRAEKDEPLHGHAILTPTQSFGHKQLGKSSPNSKPSQRDDGEPRNSKALKNHNAASLLLDKEQLRKDAKSIPMKLKHKQNYDLGMSIKERKGNPKDNGENFVCNSTKNQLEQKQLPNFESYIVEEEEGSGGYGTVYRARRKSDGVKFAIKYPHPNANRQHVQNELKMLKRFGGKNFVIKYEGSFKNGNSDCLVLEHVEHDRPEVLKRDMDVSQLRWYGYCMFRALAGLHKLGIVHRDVKPGNFLFSRKLNKGYLIDFNLALDLHQKYGTSDKEKSSHGASFNSGPIPLAKSLPPIKQRRYSTAKVEEGINEEAAKGMKSLIRPKNLKRKADKQKVGADGSGITSAKDATSNRTPSAERLREPLIYQGRKEYMNLAQEALQGSNHVDTNGPTSKRKRVAASPGKVERKYYITPMPLHSSGIAIGGAGLLKSKGDGKQNREGPCVGTKGFRAPEVLFRSSHQGTKLDIWSAGVTLLYFIIGRTPFAGDPDQNIKEIVKLKGSEDLWEVAKLHNRESSFPADLFDVKSLSPVKLRDWCSRNTRKSDFLEIIPQSLIDLVDKCLTSNPRLRISAEEAIRHEFFAPCHEASLRKHRLYRQGLSQEGQSPGSTLPLPENSQTCGVL
- the LOC132030301 gene encoding bax inhibitor 1-like, yielding MEGFTSFFDSQSASRNRWSYNCLKNFNQISPIVQTHLKQVYLTLCCALVASAAGAYLHILWNIGGVLTTLACLGSMGWLLLSPTYQEQKRVALLMAAALFQGASTGPLIKVGIDFDPSIVLGAFVGCALVFGCFSAAAMVARRREYLYLGGFLSSGVSLLFWLSFASSIFGGSMALFKFELYFGLLVFVGYIVFDTQQIIEKAHLGDMDYVKHALTLFVDFADVFVRILIIMLKNASEKEEEKKKRRRN